Within Egibacteraceae bacterium, the genomic segment GGGCGCCGACCGGCGCGCCATGTTGGCGAACCGCGACTGGTGGCCGAGGAACGACAGCCGCACGGTGTGCAGGGGGCCGTTGCGGTGCTTGGCCAGGATCAGCTCCGCCTCCCCCTTCGCCTCGGTGTCGGGGTGGTAGACCTCGTCGCGGTAGATGAACGCCACCAGGTCGGCGTCCTGCTCGATCGAACCGGACTCGCGCAGATCCGACAGCTGGGGGCGCCGGTCGGTGCGGTCCTCGGGTTTGCGGGACAGCTGCGAGAGGGCGACGACGGGCACGTCGAGCTCCTTGGCCAGGATCTTCATGCCCCGGCTGAGCTCGGACACCTCCTGCACCCGGTTCTCCGCGCGCCGGTGCGACTGCATCAGCTGCAGGTAGTCCACGATCACCAGGTCGAGCCCGTGCTTGGCCTTCAGCCGCCGGCACTTGGCCCGGATCTCCATCATGTTGATGCCGGGGGTGTCGTCGATGAACAGCGGTGCCTCGGCCAGGCGCCCCATCGCCTGGGAGAGCTTTGGCCAGTCGGTGTCGTTCAGGCGTCCGGTGCGCAGCCGCTCCGAAGGCACATGCGAGTACGCCGCGAGGATGCGGTCGATCAGCTCGCGCTGGCTCATCTCCAGGGAGAACATCACGGCGGGCTTGCGCTGCTCGACGGTGACGTGGGTGGCGATGTTGGTGATCAGCGTGCTCTTGCCCATCGCCGGCCGTGCGGCGATGACCACGAGGTTCTGCGGCTGCAAGCCGGCCGTCAGCTCGTCCAGGTCGGTGAAGCCGGTGGCCAGGCCGGTGATGGCGGACTTGGCCTCGTGGAGCTTCTCGATGCGCTCGAAGGACTCCATCAGGAGGTCCTTCATCGGGACGAACTCGCTGGAGTACCCGCGTTGGGCGACGTCGTAGATGGTCTGCTCGGCGGCGTCGACGGCCTCGTCGGCGCCCTTGGCGGCGTCGTAGCCCAGCCGGGTGATGCCGGTGCCCGCGTCGATCAGCCGTCGCCGCAGCGCCTGCTCGGCGACGATCCGCGCGTAGTACAAGGCGTTGGCGGCGGTCGGCACCCGCGAGACCAGGTCGGTGATGCCCACCGCGCCGCCGACGTCCTCCAGGGAGCCCCGGTGCTCGAGCTCGTCGGCGAGGGTGATCGGGTCGACCGGCTCGCCCTGGTCGTACAGGTCGCGGACCGCCTCGTACAGGGTGCGGTGCGCGCCCCGGTAGAAGTCGTCGGCGCCGACGAGCTCGGAGACCTCGGCGATGGCGTCGCGTGACAGCAGCATGGCACCCAGCACGCTGGTCTCCGCGTCGAGGTTGTGCGGGGGTACCCGGTCGTAGCTGCTGCCTCTCGTCGGCGGCTGCAGTGCACGCACCGCGCCTGCCGCCGCCTCGCCCGCCCCGTTGGCCATGATGTCTCCCTCGTCTCCGTCCCCGACGGCGACGGTAACCCAGGGGTATGACACCCGCCGCCCGCGCGACGGGGCGGTGCCTGTGGGCAGCATCGCCGCACGGTGGTCCGCGGTGTGGACAACGGCGGCACCGACGCCCCGGGCAGGTGGGTCAGCGCGCCGGGCTGGGGATACCCACCCTCGGCGTGTGGAGGACCGGTGCAAAAGAAAAATGTCTCTCGTGAACGATCTGTGGGTCGCGTGGCCAGGCCATGTCGCCGGGCGGGTCGCCGGGCGGGTGCGCCACCCTGGAGGTGGTCGCGTGGCCAGGCCATGTCGCCGGGCGGAGCCGGGGACCTACTCGAGGGCGACGACGACCACGCGCACCGTCGCGGTCAGCTCCGCGTGCAGGCGCACGGCGACCTCGTGCTCCCCGAGCGCCTTCAGCGGTCGCTCCATCTCGACGCGCCGACGGTCGAGCTCCACGCCCAGCTGGGCCTGGACCGCATCCGCGACCTCCCGGTTGCCGACCGATCCGTAGAGGGTGCCGTCCTCACCCGCCATGGCGGTGATCGACACCGGCCGGGTCTCCAGGAGCCGCTGCTGCTCCCGGGCCTCCTCGATGCTGCGGGCCTCGCGCTTGGCGCGGGCGGCGCGCAGCGCGGCGGCGTCGGCGACGGCGCCCTTCGACGCGCGCATGGCGAGGCCGCGCGGCATCAGGTAGTTGTTGCCGTAGCCGTCGGCCACGTCGACGATGTCGCCGGCGTCGCCGAGCTTGTCGACGTCCTGCTTCAGAATGACCTTCATTGTGCTCTCGCCCCTGTCGGCGGCCAGCGGTGGGCGCTAGCGGGTGGTGTAGGGCAGCAGCGCCATCTCGCGGGCGTTCTTGACCGCTTCGGCGACGAGCCGCTGGTACTGGGGGGTCGTGCCGGTGACGCGGCTGGACTTGATCTTGCCGCGGTCGCTCACGAACTTGCGCAGCAGGGCCACGTCCTTGTAGTCGATGTACTCGACCTTGTTCTTGCTGAAGTAGCAGTCCTTGCGCTTCGCCGGGCGCTGGTTGCGCCCCGGCTTGCCGGGCTTGTCATCGGCCATGCGTCACACTCCTGGGTTGTCTGACTGCGAAATCTACCGGACACGGCGACCGGCGGCAGGTGCGCCGGCCGCTGGTCCGGACGGGTCGGATGGCGTCAGAAGGGGACGTTCTCGGTGGTGGGCGCTTCCGTGGGCGGGGTGGCGCTCCCCCAGCCGGAGTCCTGGTTCTCCTGGCCGGCGCTGTCCTGGGGACCGCGCTGGCGGCGGACCTTCTCGACCTTGACCCGGGCCCACCGCAGGCTCGGGCAGACCTCGTCCGCCTCGATCTCGGTGACCCAGCGGGTCTCGTTGTCCTTGGTCTCGTACGAGCGGCTGCGCAGCCGCCCCGTCACGAGCACCCGGTCACCGCGGTGCAGCGACTCGGACACGTTCTCGGCCATGTCGCGCCACACGTTGCAGGTGAAGAACCCGTCGAGGCGCTCGTCCCAATCGCCCTTCTCCTTGTTGAAGAAGCGCTGGTTGACCGCAACGCGCACGTTCGCCACGGGCACGCCGTTGGGGGTGTAGCGCAGGTCGGGGTCATCGGCGAGGTTGCCGACGATGGTGATCTGGTTGTCGGTGGCCATCAGGGTCCTCCGGGGTGTCGTCCGGCGGCGCCGCGGCGCCGCNNNNNNNNNNCCCCCCCCCCCCGGGGGGGGCTGGGTCGTTGCCTCCTGCACCCGGCCGGGGAAGTGCCTGGGCGGCGGCCGGCGTCAGGGTGGGGAAGCTCGGACCTGCTAGGAGGCCCGCTTGATCCGGTGGCCGGGGCGGACGATCTTGTGGCGCACGACGGCGTCGGTGATCCGCAGCTGACGGTCGAGCTCGCTCACGCCGGGTCCGGGCATCTGGAAGTCGATGACCGTGTAGTAGCCCTCGGTCATGTGCTCGATCTCGTAGGCGAACGTCCGCTTGCCCCAGTGATCGACGCGCTCGACGGTGCCGCCCTGGTTGGCGATCGTCGTCGTGAAGCGCTCGACGGTGGCGGTGACGGCGTCCTCGTCCAAGCCGGCGTTGGCGATGATCATCAGCTCATAGGTGTTCAAACAGTCCATCCTCTGGTCTTGGTCGGTCCCCCGGCGTGCGCTCGGCGAGCTGCATGCTCGTCGACGCCCAGCCCGGCGAACAGGACGGTGGTCGTCGCTGCACCGTACCACTGCACGATCCGGTCCTCTATCCGAGCCCGGTCACTGTACCGGTGTCGTGCGACACCGCGCGTGGTCCCTGTGGACAACGCTAGGTGGTGAGCTCCTCGCGGCGGGCGGTGGTCTCGCCGAGCAGCAGGCTCTCGGCCTTGACCCGCTCGCGGGCGAGGAAGCCGACGAGGTTGTCGCGCGTGTCCAGGTACGCGCGGCAGTCGAGCTCCAGGGTGATCGTCCCGGCGTACCCGGACGCCCCTACGTGGGCGAGGAACGCCTCCAGGGGCAGGACCCCGCTGCCGATGGGCGCGTGGCTGTCCTTGCCGTTGCCGAAGTTGTCGGACACGTGCAGGTGCGCCACCCGCTCCCCGAGGGCGTCCCAGGCCTCGAAGAGGTCCACGCCGGCGACCGCGAAGTGGCTCGTGTCGAACACCACCGACCGGAACGCCGTCATGTCCTCGGGGGTGATCACCGAGCTGAACGACCGCCCGTGCACGGGGTAGAGGTTCTCCATGGCGAACACCGGGCCGTACTCGTCGGCCTCGGCCTCCATCTCGGTGGCCAGCCATCCGCGGGCCTTGCGCTCCCAGCGGAACGGCGCGTGCGCCACCATGACCTCCGCGTCCAGGGCGGCGGCGATCTCCAGCGAGCGGCGGGTCTTCGCGATGTAGGCGGAACCCAGGACGTTGCGCAGCAGGACCATGTAGGGACCGTGCACGACCGGCACGGTGATGCCCGCCTCCTGCGCGTGGGCCAGGATGCGGTCGGGGTCGCGGGTCTCGGGGTTGTGGCCGATCAGCAGCTCCGCGCCGTCGTACCCGGCGTCGGCGATGGAGTCCATGATCCAGCCGAGCGGGCTCAGCAGCAGCGGGCCGGTCGAGACGAGCAGCCGCGGCCGGCTCGGGGATACCCCACGAGCGGTAGTCATGTCTGCCAGGGTAGCGACCGCCGGTGTCAGGAGAGCAACGCAAGGGTGAAAGGAGCGCGTCGGTGCCTGCGCTAGTCTCCGTCCCGGACGGGAGATCCCGCGAGGAGGAGTGCGCGTGTGAACATCGCGGAGCGGTTGCGTGACAGCGCAGCCCGCTTGCCCGACAAGGTCGCGCTGGTGTTCCAGGACCAGCGCGTCACCTACGCCGAGCTCGACCGGCAGGTGGACCGCGCGGCGGCGGCGTTCCAGGCGCTCGGGCTGGAGCCCGGCGCTCGTGTCGCGCTCATGGTCGGCAACACCCCGCACTTCGTCGAGGCCTTCTACGGCGCCCTGCGGGCCGGGCTGGTGGTCGTGCCGATCAACGTGGGGTTCACCGCCGACGAGGTCGCGTACCTGCTCGCCGACTCCGGCGCACGGGCCGTCGTGGTCAGCGAGCCGTTCGCCGCCGTGCTGCACGGCGTGCGCGAGACGCTGCCGGCGCTGGACCAGGTGATCGTGGCGGGCGCGTCGAGCCCGCCGGCGGGCACGCGGACGTGGCGCCAGTTCGCCAGCAGCGTCGAGGACCCCCCGACCCCGGTGGACGCCGACGCCTCCGCGCTCGCACTGCTGCAGTACACCTCGGGCACCACCGGCAAGCCCAAGGGCGCGATGCTGAGCCACGCCAACCTGCTGGCCAACCACGCCCAGATGGAGCGCACCCGACTGCGCGTCGAGGAGGGCGACGTCGTCCTCTGCGTGCTGCCCCTGTTCCAC encodes:
- the rplI gene encoding 50S ribosomal protein L9; this translates as MKVILKQDVDKLGDAGDIVDVADGYGNNYLMPRGLAMRASKGAVADAAALRAARAKREARSIEEAREQQRLLETRPVSITAMAGEDGTLYGSVGNREVADAVQAQLGVELDRRRVEMERPLKALGEHEVAVRLHAELTATVRVVVVALE
- the ssb gene encoding single-stranded DNA-binding protein, producing the protein AAPRRRRTTPRRTLMATDNQITIVGNLADDPDLRYTPNGVPVANVRVAVNQRFFNKEKGDWDERLDGFFTCNVWRDMAENVSESLHRGDRVLVTGRLRSRSYETKDNETRWVTEIEADEVCPSLRWARVKVEKVRRQRGPQDSAGQENQDSGWGSATPPTEAPTTENVPF
- the rpsR gene encoding 30S ribosomal protein S18 encodes the protein MADDKPGKPGRNQRPAKRKDCYFSKNKVEYIDYKDVALLRKFVSDRGKIKSSRVTGTTPQYQRLVAEAVKNAREMALLPYTTR
- the dnaB gene encoding replicative DNA helicase: MANGAGEAAAGAVRALQPPTRGSSYDRVPPHNLDAETSVLGAMLLSRDAIAEVSELVGADDFYRGAHRTLYEAVRDLYDQGEPVDPITLADELEHRGSLEDVGGAVGITDLVSRVPTAANALYYARIVAEQALRRRLIDAGTGITRLGYDAAKGADEAVDAAEQTIYDVAQRGYSSEFVPMKDLLMESFERIEKLHEAKSAITGLATGFTDLDELTAGLQPQNLVVIAARPAMGKSTLITNIATHVTVEQRKPAVMFSLEMSQRELIDRILAAYSHVPSERLRTGRLNDTDWPKLSQAMGRLAEAPLFIDDTPGINMMEIRAKCRRLKAKHGLDLVIVDYLQLMQSHRRAENRVQEVSELSRGMKILAKELDVPVVALSQLSRKPEDRTDRRPQLSDLRESGSIEQDADLVAFIYRDEVYHPDTEAKGEAELILAKHRNGPLHTVRLSFLGHQSRFANMARRSAPL
- a CDS encoding sugar phosphate isomerase/epimerase family protein, with the protein product MTTARGVSPSRPRLLVSTGPLLLSPLGWIMDSIADAGYDGAELLIGHNPETRDPDRILAHAQEAGITVPVVHGPYMVLLRNVLGSAYIAKTRRSLEIAAALDAEVMVAHAPFRWERKARGWLATEMEAEADEYGPVFAMENLYPVHGRSFSSVITPEDMTAFRSVVFDTSHFAVAGVDLFEAWDALGERVAHLHVSDNFGNGKDSHAPIGSGVLPLEAFLAHVGASGYAGTITLELDCRAYLDTRDNLVGFLARERVKAESLLLGETTARREELTT
- the rpsF gene encoding 30S ribosomal protein S6 produces the protein MNTYELMIIANAGLDEDAVTATVERFTTTIANQGGTVERVDHWGKRTFAYEIEHMTEGYYTVIDFQMPGPGVSELDRQLRITDAVVRHKIVRPGHRIKRAS